In Crinalium epipsammum PCC 9333, the genomic window TGGTAGCAGATTTATATCGGCGGCGGTGGCGGATTGAAGATGCTTTTAACACAGTCAAGAGGCTTTTAGGTTTAAGTTATTTATGGACGGGTTCAATCAATGGAATTAAGTTACAAATTTGGGCGACCTGGTTATTTTATGCGGTTTTAGTAGATTTAGGTGATGCCGTAGCAGATGAACTTGCTCTCCCCTTCGACGAGATTTCATTAGAAATGATTTATCGCGGTCTTTATCATTTTACTATGGCTCATCAGAAAGGTAAGGCAACAGACCCCGTTAAGTATTTTGCTGATCCCGAAAATCGAGATTTAGGTATTATCAAACAGCAACGAAACCCCAATGTTAAGTTGATTGTCGCTCCTTTTCCCAATCTTCAACGAGGGTCTGACCAGTTTTTTTTCAACAATTCTCTGAAAGCCTCTTGACAAAACAGTTACAGGCTTAACTTGTCACCAATGCCCAAGGATTGATAAACTCACCGTACCCATTGGGAATATCCTCAGAACGCGCCACATAGAAAAAAGCTTCACAAAAGTGAAAAATGCTTTTTTGTCCTAAGCCAAATTTGCCTATTTTTCCCTTATCCCCTGCATTCGCATCAATACCAAAACAAGAAATTGCCTCGCGGTCAGATGTACTAAACGCGCCATCATTAAGAAAAAATAGGGCTGGCGTTGTCAGAAGCGGATGAGACACAGGATTCTCAGCAGTCCTGACTAAGCCTTGAGATATCCCGAATTTAAGAGTTTTGGCTTTACCATCGTTGGCATTTTGAATAATTTCTTTTATAATGGGAAAGCCTTGTTTGTAGCGTTCCTTCAGCAGACTCTTGATATCGTGGATAATTGTACCTTGCTTGTGCTGATAACCTGGCATCTTAGTTTCCTTTTCCTAATTTTCTCAAGTTCTCAGTTATTGTAATCGCATCGTTCTTATTATTAACACCTGGAAATTTTAAAATCCATTAATGTCTAATTAATCTAGTTAAAATTACTATTGCTTTCTGCTAACATAGCCATCTTTTCAATAAAGCCATTAGCGATCATTTATCATGGCTTAATCACTGCAAAAATGAAGAAAAAAGCCAGCACGCAGAAAAGTTCGATTAACCAAATTACCTCTAAATTTCTAACTAATAAAATGACTTTAGGGGAGGAATAAACCCGCGTATCTTCCGCTTCAATAGCATATTCGAGGCAAATTTAATACCCTAATTCCAATAGAGCCGTAGTTTACAAGCTACTGATGCTGTAGTTTATATGCCTGGAATACGCTATAAATTTAATGTCTATATTTGTGATTACCATATCTTACATTACTAGCATTTATACCTGCAATTTATGTCTTTGCTGCTCTTCGCACAATAAAACAGATATCATAAAACTTACAATATCTAATGATAATTCTTAACGTTATATACAACTTAAAAGGTATTTTGGGGAAATTTAGATGTATGGATGTAGCGCAGTATACACAAATATTTTTTTTATTGAGTGCCAATAGTACAGTTGTAAATTGGTTATGACCATCAATGGAACCATAAACTTAGTAAAAAATTTTGTCTAAGTATTAATGCTTAGATTAGCTATATTTATCTGAGGATTTTGTCTTGAGTTTCCTATTGTGTTTATTCCTGGTCTTGGCTATCTGCCAAACATGAGTGAAAATGCTGCTGATGAAGCACGTCTATTATATGTAGCAATGACGCGGGCAATTGAGCAATTGGTGATAACGTACCATCAACAATCAAAGTTTACAGAAAAGTTACAAGCGGCTTTAAATAAATTTAAACTTAATTATCAATAAGTATGCCTAAAGATATACCAGTAATATTATTGATGACATTTTTTTAGACGTTAAAACTGCTGCGGGTAGCGAACGAGGTTTGTTAAACAAATTAAAACTCTATATCATTCTGAGTTGATTTAAATATATTTGCAGCCATGCCATTAATATGTATTTCTTGATAATCTTCAAATTTTTCTAGTGGAACACCTGGAGGTAAATATCCTAAAAAATCCTCTTTACTCCAATAGTTTTCCGCAGGGATTAAAGAGTTATCTATAAAAATTAACCCTGTCGATTTAATTGGTAGACTTATAACTTCATTCCCATGAAAAATATCTGGCTCTGCATCTTCTAATAAAAAACCCCAAACAGGAATAGCTAGTAATCTTTCTGTAGAAGAACCAGGACGATCTGGACTAGGATAACCAGCATAAAATACAGCTTTCCATCCCATCCCCGGCATAATTTGATGCTTCATAATTAGTTTTGAAAATAAACAACACTCTACCCAATGGTAAACAAGTCATAGATGAAGATGTAATTACTAAACTTATTGATGAAGACAGAAGAAGTTCATTTACTATTCTCACCCAAACAAGCGATCGCCCACCAGAAACTTTACCCTTCAGTTCTTGCGCGGTTAAGGGATCGCTGTACCCTGAAAGAGCGTTGTTGGCGCAGATTATCGTCCAACTTAGCAATCACCTCTTCTAATTGCAAACCCACTTCTTCCATTTCTAAACGAGCGTGACGCAAATTACCTAAAAGTCGTTTATCTACTTCTGGATTGGGCATATATGGTTGGCTATTCATATAAAATTGTAGTATTGCTCATATTAAACTTTCACAGCAATTAAATATTGAGTAATTAATAATTATAGCTGTGCATTAAATTTTACTTTACAGTGAATGCTAGCTCAAACAATTTTTATACTTTCCGTAACTTAATTTACTCATCAACAGCACTGATTATCTTTGAGTTCTCGTTGGGCAGCTTCGGTTATTACTCGCCGTAGCCAAGTTGAAGTATCTGGAAGCGATCGCACCAGTTCATCTATATCCGCCTCAAGTTTTACCGAGATTGGTCGCTTTGCCAAAGGCTTCTCTGTCTTTTGAGGAAATGGTGTCAGGTTTTGTGGGTTTGCCATGGAGTTGTTGTTTTTTATTCACGATAGCTCGTGAATTATTTGGAAATAGAAAATTATTTGAGTCGAAGTCGCCTCCCCAGTTTCCAAAGGAGAGGCGATTTCACTCCTACACCGCCATCACAGGTTGATAGTCAAGCAGGTCAAACAGCCATTCAGGAGCAAAGCAAAGGCTTTGAGTATTATTTGGACATTCTAAATCCAAGCATAGTACTTCAAAACGAATTCCCTTATTAGTATATTCGGGTTCGCAGATAACCTTCCAGGCTTCTCCAGTCAAGTGCCGTATAATATCGCCTTCAGTTAACTGGTCAGCACGAATAGTCGTCGCATCAACAAGAGGTTGTGCAATCATGTTTGTAAGACCTTGAATTTAATAGGTTTAGGCAGAGTAGGCGATCGCATTGCTGTCCAGGCATGACTGCCTATCTCTGCTGTCTATAGGATAGCATACGACGCTATTTATATAGCATCGTATGCCATGTAAATAGGAGTGAAGTCTCAGCGCCACTTCACCTACATACCTGTTACCTACGTTCGGCGTAGTAGCGTGAATCGCTACGATAGGGTATATATAAGCGTTAAAGGATATTTATGAGTCCAGTATCAAGTCCACCACGAGTAAGTAAAGTTCTCTGGAAGCTTAGGGAAGTGATGGCACGACGACGCATCACCAATAAAGCCTTGGCTTCAGAATTAAATGTTCACCCAACGAGCATTTCTCGATTAAAAACCCAGGATGTTTTACCCGAAATTGGAGGAGAAACGTTAGGTCAATTAATTAATGCCATCAATAAACTAAATTCTTCAAATTACGCAGCTTGTACGCTTTTGGAATTGATTGAAATAGTTTCTGAGGATGATATCAAATAATAGATAAACTATACTGTCAAAAGCTTTGGGATTAAAACTTAATTTAAATAAATATACAGTCAAATAAGAGAGGTAATTTATGAATAAAGAAGGCAGAATTGCACTAATTACTGGGGGCAGCAGGGGGATAGGGCAAGCTATAGCATTACAACTAGCATCTGAAGGATGCCATATTGCATTTTGCGCTAGGGGTAATGAATCTGTTGAGGAAACCCTAAGCAAAATCCAGTCGTATGGGGTGAAAGCTTATGGTGCCGTAGCAGACGTAACTAAACAAGATCAACTAGAAAAGTTTATTCAGCAGAGTACTGAAAAACTAGGCAAAATTGACTTTTTGGTTTGCAACGCTGGAGGAGTGTTTGGAAAAGGATTATTGGAATCGACCTCATCTGATTGGGAACAAACATTCCAGCTTAATCTCTTCCACTGCGTCAATGCGATTCGCCTGTGTGTCCCTTTGATGAACCAGCAAGGTGGAGGAAGTATTCTATTAATTGCATCTATTTCTGGAACTAAACCGCAACCAAAAGCTCAGTATGGCTGCGCTAAAGCAGCCCAAATCTACTTAGCTAAATCATTGGCATATGAACTAGCAGCACATAATATTCGCATTAATGCTCTCAGTCCAGGTTCAACTATCTTTCCCAACGGTGGTTGGGAGAAATTTCAAGCAAATAACCCAGAACTGTTTGCCCAATTCGCAGAACAAGAATTTCCACAAGGACGGTTGGCAACACTTTCTGAAATTGCCAATGTCGCCACTTTTATTTTAAGCGATCGCGCTAACTGGATTAACGGTACCAACATTCCTGTTGATGGAGCGCAATTAAGCCCGTCAGCTTTGGGGTACTAACGTTGGTTGCCAGTCTAAAACTACCATTTTGCGAGCATTACCACCATTAGGAAGACTCTTGTAACTAATATCGTCAATCCATTCCACCCATTGGGCTGTATTTTCTAAAGCATTATCCTTCCAGTTTTGATATCGGTAAGACAGAAGAGTACTTTGTTGCCGTAACAAGCTATTGAAATCAACTAACCTTTGAGGAGGATTGGCATCATATTCTACAGGTTTAATTTCCTTTGGTGGTACCCAAAGTTTAGGAAGGGATTTAGTTAATAACTTTTCAGGTGTAGAATTTAAAAGTTTTACAGCAGCTTGATTAAACAGAATATTTCGATGAAAATCCATGCTAACAAGGAAGCATGGGCGTTCTTCTGCATAAATTTCATCAATAACTTGCTTCCAATCATCATTAATTAAACCATTAAAACCTAAAACTAAATGAGATGACATTTCATTAAAATCAACAACGTTATTAAAATCAGAATTTGTAGTGTTCATCCAACAGCTTCCTTCAATTTGGTTAAACTCAAGTACATATGACATAGGATTAACAATAGGAGTGACTTGCTTACCACAACAATAAAGAACAAAATTAGGCAGTGGTACCGAGCCAAACCAAGGACGCAATTTATATAGTACTAGAGCAACTTCCTCTACTAAGTTCCATAACTTCTCAACAACGTTGAGAGAAACACAGTGTAATTCCAACCTACTATAAAAACAATCACCCCAAGATTGATGAATTTTTACAGATGCTAAAATTGGACGCAGCGAGGGCGTTGCCAATCTCAGCATAGCTTGATGTATCGAGTTTGCCGAAACAACTAAAAAATTTTTAGTTAGACTTAATTCATCTTCATTCATATTTAAATTACTCCATTGGGGTGCTGACAATCTTGAGAATCTTCCGAACCTTGCCAAAAGTTTTCTTTGAAAAAGTGATTGTTTAATAAACTAAATAAATATTCTAAAGAATAATAATTTCCCGATTGATCTTTAAGATAAAGAGACAAAAATTTCAGTTCTTGACGAGTAGGTAAACGATCACCTCTAAGAATAGTAGCTAAAGCTGAAGCATTTAGTCCTTCATGCTTTTTCTGAGACACGGTACTAATAAATTGTGCTCTAGTTAAATTACTTCGAGAGATACTATCTTGAATCAAGAAAATCAGGGGATGTTTTTCAAAACTCTGCCTACAAAGTCCTAATTTTGATGCTTGTAGGTCAATTTTAATATTGACTTCATCTCTTAATCTAATCAACCATTCAAGGGGTAAATATTCTAATAATCGCTCAATAGCATCAAAAACATCAGACACTTCGTTCGACTTCGTAGTAATCTCTATGCGTTCCGAACGCTTGTAATCTTTAGGAATAAGGGGAATTTGAGCAGCAAAAGTTTCCCAATCTGGCACTCCATGCATTAAAAAGCTTTCTACTAACGATTCGTCTAAGTCTATTGCTCTAGCAATATGACGACGGGCAGTAGCATTGGCAAACTGCTCTTTATGCAGCCATCTCCTCAGA contains:
- a CDS encoding sacsin N-terminal ATP-binding-like domain-containing protein, which translates into the protein MPGYQHKQGTIIHDIKSLLKERYKQGFPIIKEIIQNANDGKAKTLKFGISQGLVRTAENPVSHPLLTTPALFFLNDGAFSTSDREAISCFGIDANAGDKGKIGKFGLGQKSIFHFCEAFFYVARSEDIPNGYGEFINPWALVTS
- a CDS encoding 3'-5' exonuclease translates to MFIPGLGYLPNMSENAADEARLLYVAMTRAIEQLVITYHQQSKFTEKLQAALNKFKLNYQ
- a CDS encoding helix-turn-helix domain-containing protein, with protein sequence MSPVSSPPRVSKVLWKLREVMARRRITNKALASELNVHPTSISRLKTQDVLPEIGGETLGQLINAINKLNSSNYAACTLLELIEIVSEDDIK
- a CDS encoding SDR family NAD(P)-dependent oxidoreductase, coding for MNKEGRIALITGGSRGIGQAIALQLASEGCHIAFCARGNESVEETLSKIQSYGVKAYGAVADVTKQDQLEKFIQQSTEKLGKIDFLVCNAGGVFGKGLLESTSSDWEQTFQLNLFHCVNAIRLCVPLMNQQGGGSILLIASISGTKPQPKAQYGCAKAAQIYLAKSLAYELAAHNIRINALSPGSTIFPNGGWEKFQANNPELFAQFAEQEFPQGRLATLSEIANVATFILSDRANWINGTNIPVDGAQLSPSALGY